In Haliotis asinina isolate JCU_RB_2024 chromosome 15, JCU_Hal_asi_v2, whole genome shotgun sequence, the sequence TCTTGAGTTTTCTGAAATACTATCTCAATAAACGAGCTTCCCGATATCTGAATCATCTTACCCCAGATACCGCCCCCTAAAAAATTCTACCAGGGCAAGACATGTGAAAGGACACCTACAAAACCAGTATTTGGCCATGTAGTATAAGTAAAATATTGGAACGCTGACTTTCCAAACAAGAGAGGCAAACTCTATATCACGTGTCTGACAATGTGTCTAAATTTCAGCTTATACGTGGTCCCTGAAGAAAACTGTCCTACCATTTTATTGTGGATTTattgttgaacatgttgaaagacGTACTATTGCCGCATGGCGTGGTGCCTGTTTCAAGTTCTAGACGTAATCAATTTCATGTGTGAAATTGAGACATCGTCTCTTTCTTTGGGATACTCTAAGGTTTATCTGCATCATAAAATTCAAGACAGCAAGAAAATGACTTCAGTGAAACCTACTGGACTGTCAGATGGTTACAGTATGTGTTGCTAAATTAATTTTGAGGCTGCATTTGCCTAAGAATGTGCACGGACACACTAAACTTACCTCGTCTTCGTCATCCTCGTCCTCAGCACTTACTTCCATCTTTCCTTTCTGCAAACAATTAATATACAGCATCAAAGGGGTTTAAAAAACGGGGTAGGAGATAATGCACTGACTTCTCAGGTGTAAGTTAACTGTCACTGGGGCGAGTgggtttatttttacgccgtactcagcaatattacagctatatggcggcggtctgtaaataaccgtgTCTTGagcaggcaatccagtgatcaacagcataagcatcaatctacgcaatagggatacgatgacgtgtgtcaaacatgtcggcaagcctgaccaccgatcctGGTAGTCACCTCTTAAAGGTTtggtttactgaagattaattctaaccggGATCGCGTTGCactggagtgagtttagttttatgctgcttttagcaatattgcagcaatattgcagcaatggcGGCGAATCCCGGAAATAGGCGTTATACTTTGAACCCAAGTAGAGGATGGAACCCGGGGTCTgcggcgtgacgagggaacgctttatcCATTAGGCTACGCCATCACTTCTTATACTTATAAAAGTCTGGGAACCTTCACAAAGCGTTCACGGCCTGGATTTGCGAaggtctcttagcgctaagatagtcttaagttaatgttaatgtatgcacttacgactatctcagcgctaagagagcttggaAAATCTTGGCCCAGGTTGCCATACGGATCGCATGTTTAAGTTGGACCATTTCGATACCATTACAGACTGAAGGGCCAcaacagttttgtgaaacgctGATGGTGGCTAATAAAGCGTGGTTAAATCACTGAACAGTCATGGTCCCAGCAGATGATCATGAACCAACCTTCGACTTCCCCGTTGTCTGTGAGATGGCCTTCCTCTTCTGGGACTTCTTCCCCTTGGGTGATTCTTCCTCTTCATCCTCGTCATCGTCGTCCTCGTGTTCGATGTCGTCCTCGGTAAAGAACTCGGACTCGTCTTGACTCATGTTGTGTTCGGGGGGAAACTCTGGAACCGGATGGCAGGTGACAGGGGCACGTGTTAAACAAGAGGATTGATGTTGCATCACACATGCATTGTAACAGACATGTTTTCCTCTTAGCTTTGCGTTCTGGTCTAACGTGTTGTAGAACACTACCACCGGGACTTCTGTATTCTGGTCTAACGTTAACATGCCAGATATATCGTGACGTCAACTAGCATCTTGTAACTTCCTATCATACAAGGTGGCATACCAATTATCGCATCGTGACATACCGTCATACATCGTGATCTATCACACATGGAGACATACCATCATACATCGTGATCTATCACACATGGAGACATACCATCATACATCGTGACCTATCACTCATGGAGACATACCATCATACATCGTGACCTATCACACATGGAGACATACCATCATACATCGTGACCTATCacacatgaaaacataacaTCATACATCGCGACATACCTATCATATCCTACATATCAGCTAACCCAGTTAAGGGTATGTCGACATACCATCATACATCGTGACCTATCACACATGGAGACATAACATCATACATCGTGACCTATCCATACATCGCGACATACCTATCATATCCTACATATCAGCTAACCCAGTTAAGGGTATGTCGACATACCATCATACATCGTGACCTATCACTCATGGAGACATACCATCATACATCGTGACCCATCACACATGGAGACATAACATCATACATCGTGACCTATCCCTACATCGCGACATACCTATCATATCCTACATATCAGTTAACCCAGTTAAGGGTATGTCGACATACCCACTAGATGTTGGCCACCGATATGTACTGGCCCTGAACCTTCCACCAGTCGGAATGTCGTGCTACAGGCGCCGGCAAAACTCAGGTCCATCGTCAACTGAAAAATGTCCATATCAATCACAACAACCAATTATGccttttgtttgtgtgttcgttttgtttgttgttttgtgtttgttatttttgtttttgtttgctatACAGTAGTCAGTGGAAAGACTCTTGACGAGATAATCCTGTGAATGATATGGTGTACAAAAACCCACTGCCTGCACAAAGACATGtaaccaagtcaccgagtctgTCCAACGGATTCAATTGGTTCCATCAAATACTGCTTGTGGATTTCTTTAAGGGAATGGGTTTGGTTCATGCTATTATGATTTACACCATCTGGGAAGAAATAATCAAATAAATGCTCTGACACAAGTGTCAACATCTGCACCGAAACTTTTTTACAAACAATCGCGAAGTGGAAGGGAAAGAACGGTCAAACGGGAGACAACTCTAGTCATAGGTTCCTGTAGAGTTTTGTTGCTGTTTGTCAGAAGACTGTTCATTACTCTATCAACACTTTCAACCGAGAACATAACATGGAAACTTCGTATGAACACATCTTGAATTCGGTGGTGGGTGAAGGCATGTTAAGCTGTACTCGAGAACTTTCCATCGATACAGTAATCAAGGATAAAAGTCTTGATGAGATAATCCTGTGAAGGATATGGTGTACAAAACTCCACTGCATGCACACAGACATGAAACCAAGTCATCGAGGCTGCCCAACGGATTGAATCCGTTATTGGTGCCATCAAATATTGCAGGGGACCACTTCAAACCAGGAGTCCACAATGGGACCGGGCAGTTTTCGGGCGTGAAGTTAAGAAGGCGGCTCTAAAATCTCTACTTTACATGCATGTGTGGTCGTATGCATTTTTGTCTTATTCAAGGCCGCGTGTGCAATGATTCCATGATGGCGCTGACCACATGACTACTTTTACCTGTTAAAGAAAGATATAACTGTGAAGTCATTGACGCTAGTAGCTATCGAACAGTTATTGCAATGTACCAATATCGCCACTCaacacaccccccccccccccccccccccccccccccccccccatgaAACTGCCTCTAGGCcttcattttgaaagaaacttacGGTCTCCTGTCCTCCATTCCGTAACGAGAATAGTGGCTGTTTGATATCCTTATCTTCAAAACTCCTTGTCTCCACCTGCACAATATTCAATTCTCCTTTCACTGCCTCTGCTCCAAGGACAGACTGAAATAAGAATAAGGTACGAGTTCCTCCCTTTACCCCATCCCAAATGATATTTAAGACTTAATGCATGCTAAAATTATTAGGTAAGGGTTCCACCCTTTACCccattccaaatgatatttaaGACTTAATGCATGCTAAAATTATTAGGTAAGAGTTCCACCCTATTTAAGATTTAATGCATACTAAAATTATTAGGTAAGCGTTCCTCCTTTCCCACAAACCAAAtaacatttatgaaataatatatacaaGACATCTACTAAAGGAATCACAAAAATAGCCTAAACACAAATTAAGCATAATATATAGGGTTGAACCACAATCTTCTTCTGCAGATTAACATAGGTTACACTAAGTGGTTCAACTTAACACGTACTTAATTTTGGGGCTTCTAGCTATTTTCGGGAGATTTCTATTAATTGTTGTGGTTTGGTTTTGTTAGTAATTctagcatacatacatatcaattTATAAGTATAATTTGAGATATAGAAACGGATGAACTCTTACCTTTCTGTAAATCTGAGTAAGAAATATACCGATGAACAGAAGGAATAAACCTG encodes:
- the LOC137265477 gene encoding nucleoplasmin-like protein ANO39, whose protein sequence is MERDAKEYFWGCQLTKESPCQTWSFQEEEEDSDYLVHTLFLRNSVLGAEAVKGELNIVQVETRSFEDKDIKQPLFSLRNGGQETLTMDLSFAGACSTTFRLVEGSGPVHIGGQHLVEFPPEHNMSQDESEFFTEDDIEHEDDDDEDEEEESPKGKKSQKRKAISQTTGKSKKGKMEVSAEDEDDEDEDDEEDMDDDDDDDDDEDEDEEEETPEKTKKKGKKGKDDAKSSKATKKAKPAAKAPAKKTVKKGKK